The Tripterygium wilfordii isolate XIE 37 chromosome 21, ASM1340144v1, whole genome shotgun sequence genome segment TTTCTCTATTTAACAGGCGAACATGCAATTCAGCCCTAGACttacaggggtgcaacctagagatcacagattcaattcctggaaacaacctccccaacaacaaagaaaaccaacCAACCTCTCGGTTGCAccatgcaactctaccactcagccacatgtttgcctaaaaaatatatatttaaagtaTTTTAGTAAAATGTTCTTGACAGATTCAAAATCAAACTGACAGTGAGTTTTGACTATCAAATTTCCATGTCATTTTCTAGCAGAAGTAAATGTTAGCGCATGTTTATAACGATCTAAAAATAGCATTATACAGTTATCCATCTTAGATGAACAGCGTAAGTACTCAAGTCTTAATGGAAAAACCTTCTGTGTGGGATTATGCTAGAGGAAACGAAAGGGCATTTTTGTGGATGTGTTTCATCAATACAACAAATGAGATGCGACTTGGACATGCTATATACATATGTGAAGGCCATAGAAAAGCGTAGAAAGCAGAAGCTATGCTCACAGAGGTCGTTACTACTTTATATATCAACTGAATACCAGTAAAGATACAAGATTAGCCTAAGATTTTATGGTTTCTACAGCATGGCAAAGTGATTCTAAAACATTTCTTCGAGAGATTAGCCCAAGATACAAGATTAGCCCAAGATTTTATGGTTTCTACAGCATTGCAAAGTGATTCTAAAACATTTCTTCAagagatgaaaaataaaaaaataaaaaatagaaagaccATGGAGAACGCCTTCCCACATTGCCCATCAGTAAAGTTCACACTCCAGCTTTCCCAgttttgattgaaaaatcttTGTAGGAATGGCTATTGCTATGCCTATAATCATTGAGAAAAAAACTGAAGCATACTTTACATAATGCAATTTATATGAGCAACAATTACCTTCAATAGTGCAATAAAATCTGGAGAACGCTGAAACGTTGCAAGCATGAATTCTAGGAGCCTTTTACGAACCTGCAAACACAAATTAGTGAAATTACTCCTATTAGTCTCCAATGATTTTTGAGTCATTATAAGAACCACCCTGCAACAGTGACTATTCAATGTTAAAAATAATGGACTAATAAGACATGCATTCCTATTTCTGAAACTTTAGCATACGATTTCAAACCAATCTAGCATCAGTCAAAACAATTCTTTCCCTCATGATGCTGCCATCTTCCCTCATTCTatcccctgcaactctaccactaggccacatattatgtgggggtaaggtctgcatacatcttGTCTGTCTCCGACCCtgcccactgtgggagccttgtgcacggttGTTGTTTATGATGCTGACATCAGATCTCTTAgacttaaaacaaaaaaaaaaattaagaggaagATAAGGAGagatgaaaaataaagatattgATAAGTCGAGAAATGAATCTAATGATGAAAGGAAGAGAAACTGAAAGGCTTAAACACAAAAGAAGACTTTACATCGACAGGGAGGAAACTATCTGAGATACATAAATGAAATCTCTGCTAGACTGAAAAGACAATTTTAATTGCACAAGAAAGTAAATTATTACATTTACTCAAAAATTCATCAAGTAGAGACATCCAGACCATGTACATACACCTCATAATGTGCTATAAACATCTCACCACTTAAACTTATGAGCTAGCTACATTAGAGGCAGTTATATATGTCAGCCAGTTAGACATTGACCTGGTTATGCTTAGTTGAAAATATTGAACTCGAGTTCCAGGAGGGTGAATGAAGGGTTGGAATTGAATGTGTTTATGTAAAATGCTCGAGCGAAGTAATTTATATCACTTATTTTCTTTAAATGCATATGTGATAGAGTAGAGTATATAACATAATCTGGAGGTGGTAACTACTATAGCTTTTCGTTAACTACAACAGAAAAGgattgtcaaattttttttattgatttacactcttcacatttttttaattgatttactTACAGAAAAACACAGCATGAAAGCCAATCTAATCTGCTGCGCTAATTACAAAAGCAACGACAAAAGCCCTGCAGAAGCTCGTCTGCCCCTTTACCCTTGAGTAGAAACCCAACAGTTAATATTTATATCATAAGACTAAAAGTAagcaatgaaaacaaaaaagcaaaGCCAGACAGATCCTGattgaagaaaaaattgaattacTCAAAAAGATGTATGCATCAACCTCATAAGAAAATTTTTTGTCTGGAAACATTGTCGCATTTCTTGACATAAGCAGGGGAATCAAAGCACATATTAAAGCTGCAAAAAAGGCAGGCAACAATGATTCAACATAATCGGCAACTTAACCTTGAAGAAAATAAGATATACAACTTCAATTAAAACCAGAGTTGCATTCAGCATTACTACTAGTTCCCTAGAAAACAAAGATGAAGCCATTGTAAAAAAGTAATTAGAAAATACGGACATACAGTTATTGACATCGCGCAACCCTATTGCAAAATAATAATCAAGCAGCCTAGGTGTCATGTCTAGAATTTGCTTTAGCCTGTCAGATTGAGGAGTGTTGATTACAGCCTGTATAGCTGCAGCCATTCCAGGAGAAGTCCAGTGGCGttcctgaaaaacaaaaaattattcaaaactTATTTGCCCATTCAATTGAAAAAATAGAGATCCTAGTCATAAGATAGTATTGATAGATTACGATGTCATAAAACATGTTTGGATATCATTGCTGCATCCCAAAATGAAACATAGTCATTAGCAAGAAAGTAATAACAAAGAGTGTTATACCAAGAACATGCATACACTTCATTACAATATCAAAATGATACAAAAGTCTGAGCAAGTAACCTAGGCTAGAAAGAATATGACCATTGAATCAAAAGATAACGGCGTGAGCCGAGATTTCAACACTCAGCATAGAAATTATTTTGCTCGTATTGATGCACAAATTGCAGTTGATACTTGATACCACATGAGACACATGTTACatcatgataaagcatataacACTGCAAGACTTTTTTGATAAAAgagaaatatagaataataaaaaaaaaaatcagtagtCCAATGAACCAATGCCCCTCAAATGAAGACAGAACCAACCTCCCCTCACTCCTAAAGTCCTAATCTAACAATAGTTTAATACATATTTAACATCAGCATTTAACTGCAACAAAATGAAGATTCAAAAGTAGAAAGGGAATACCGCAAGCCCATCATTCTCATCCTTTAGAAGTTCAAGGAACAGAGGATCAGCTGCATCTATGGTACTGCTATCCTCTGATTCGGAGTCTCCTCCTCCATCTCCTATGGTTGAACCAGTATAAGCTTCATCCATGAGTGCAAGTAGCATCTGCATGGACAAAATAAATATCCTTACTTGCAGTAAAAGTTAAATTGATCACTACCTGtactcaaattttatgaagGCTCAAAAATAACCTCAGGAGCCGTACTCTTCTGGATTGAAGCTATGCCACTTCCAATAAGAGATCCTGAACTCCGTTCCACCTTTTCCAAAGCCACCACCAAAACTGGTTGAAGCAAAAGTAAATGTAAATCCTAAACACTGGTTTCAGAATTCAGACGCCATAAAAACAACAATTCAACATCAACCACATTCAAATAGTAAGTCCAGATGTATAGTCAGTTCCCCTTATAGTGCTTTACtggagaaagagaggagaatGGGAGAAAATACTACATGGTAAGATTTTAAAACACATGCAAGGGTACAAGATATAAAACTAGATCATGCAAAAGGATAAGATAGATGACATATCATATTTAGTGTGATGATGATTTGATCTCACATTGGTCAACGAATTTATAGCAATTTTTGATGAGGTATGGAAGTTCATCAATTGGGGAAGTGGGTTGGAGTGGAAAGGGAATTATAGGGTCTCATCAAACTATAAGTAAAGCTTCATAAAGAtgggaaggaagaaaagaaaaacaaagagaaagcaaaaaaaaattcatcatgcTGCAAATAACAAAGAAGTTTACTTGAGTATCCAAAGATGTCAACTTACTGGGCAGGTCCACCAATGATGGAAATAGTGGAAGAAATGACCCAGGTGACACCAATCCTGGAAAGACCTTCAGAAATGATTTTTCTAATCTGCAAGCCGAGCAGGTGAATGAACATTAACCAATCTTCGCAATTACATTCAGTAGGATATATCACTAAATAGAAATCCCCTCAATCAGctaatattgaaaaaaaatttacttaaaatttaataatattcTGAAAATATTTTGCTAAAAAGTAATAAATAACTAACTGCGAGAGAACTATGCacaacattttttattattgtctCTATTTTGATTGCATACAAGACAGTAAATAAATCATATTTCCACTTAAAATTTTTAGAACTTTTCTTCTATTTGACCAAAACAGGCATGCCAATGTATCCCTTTGTTTACATTTTCTATAAATCCTAACTCTAGCACACAGTAGATCCCAAACACTCTAGGGTATGCAGTAGATATAATAATTtatagcaaccaaaaaaatttcgTGGCCAAAATTTTAGGGCCTGAGTTGGGACATGGAAATGGTCTTTCATTAATAAAAAAGTGAAGCTTAGATGCAAGAACTTACTTTTTCCCATGCCATGCAATCAGCTTTAGCAACAAGGGGAAAAACTGCAGACATATTAGAATTATTAGAAAGACGGAAATTATAAAGAATTCTTTGTGCTTATCCTTGCCAAGTACATATGCAATGGATTTGTTGTAACACAACTCAAGCTAAGCAATCCAAAGAGTCCTAAAATCAGGATCAGAAGCTGAACATGATGGGTGGCTTTCCAATTCTTTATCTATTCTTCAGCAgagcttttttgtttttattatagaCGAAAAGAATACAGGAAcctaaaatttattaaaaaatgaaacactATGGTGGCCCTATTTTGGCTTTAAATACATGCAAGACACTTAATGCCTCattgttgtttgttttcctACTATGATTGGGGTAAGTATTGCAACATTTATTTTAAAGGATAATCGAGGGTGAGGCATGAAAATTCAGAAGGCTAACCCAGAAAATTAATATGCACGATTATCGAACATGCTTCAAAAGTTTTCCTCAATCTTAACTTGTCATAAACTGGGCATCTCAGAGATGATTTCAATTGTGAATGATACCTGAGGCAGTAAGGTGAGAAAAGAAGTCAAAAGCTTTTTCTTGTTCAGGTTTAGGAAATTGAGGGTTGCCTCAGCAACAGTAGGATCTGCAAATTCACTGCAATTAAAATTAGAATAAGATATGTTTATAATGCCTGTCAAAATTAACAGTAGGCCTATTTTCTATGAGGAAGAAAAGCTAATGCCTGAAGAAAGGGAATGTCGAGATAAGACAACACTGAtaccaagaaaacaaaagtaCTAACACAGCTATCTATTAGATTCTTGATTCTTCCCCTTAACGGCTTAATCCAAAATAATCAATGTCAAAATAACAAATAGTGCTATCTATTTTTTGATCAAGATCATGTCTAATAAATCCACAACTTTCAATGTGATTAGTGACCACTCGCAACTCTAAAATTAAAACCTCCTCTTCTAGAACCCCAAAAATCTAAAGGATAGCAAGGAAACATCACTTCATTCTCAGGATAAATAAGACGTAGGGTACCCTTGGGAAAATTGTCTTCTATGGGTCTAGTTACTGCAAGGATTTTGAcatttgttttggttttcacCTAAGACCTCAGAATGAAACTATATCACTGTTAGTGCCAAGAAATATTTTCAGACAATAATTCCGCTTTTAGAAATCCTGTTAGCATTGGAAATCAATTTTTAGATCACCAATTTGATGTTTTCCAAGGCTGATCCTCCAAAAACAGGTGAAAATGTTAGAGCAATAACTATTGTATAGTCACATAATTGGCCTCTCGTATATCAAAGCAACAACCATAAATCGTTTATGCAATGGCATTTTCTTTAatgttattattgttttttctaAAAAGAAACTATATAAATGGATAAAAACAAACTCTTACCGGCTCAAACATGACCGAAAGAATGTCCTTAGAGAGGGATCAGCATCATGTAGAACCACTTCTCCAAAATCAAGGTAAAATTGAAGAATGGCCTACAAGACGTACAATAAAAAGTATAAGACACATAGCTAAACTACCACATGCCCCTATCCCTAAGTGAAGATAATTACACTCAGAGACTGCCCACATAGACCCAACCTACAAATGGTAAAAGGGTCAGCAACAATTTAGACTGAGATACCACCCAGTAAATCAAGGCATCTTAAGAACTTGAAGTTATCCATCTCACATAAGAAATTGGGAGTTCTGTAAGAAATGCCAGTTTGCCAAacacgaagaacactaaaaagttgAGCAAATAAAAACGTAAAGCCCAAAACTTATCCATTGTCAAAGCTTCAAAATCACTCAAAATCAGAATCATTAGGCTATGGGAACACTAAATAACCATTAAAACAATAACTATATAAGAACAGAATTACGGAACAATACCAGCAAGAGAAGCCCATTCGGTGCTCGAGACTGAGAGAGGGAAGCCACAGAACGTTGGAAGAGCTTGTTTATCTGAGGATAAACCCTAGCTaccaaatcttcatttttctCTGCTTTACACAATTCGTGTAGCTTCTTCACCTGtccaataaaacaaaaacaaaacgcATACACAATCAAAAACCCTAATATCAACACATTACACAAGTAAACGCGTATGAAGGTGTATGTACAAAGAGAATTTAGAGAGAGGTTTGGAGGTAGAGACTGACGGAATGAAGAAGAGACGGGTCTGAAGCCGGGTCGGATTCCCTGGTACTGGTCGATAAGGTTCTTAAATAGAAATCCCACTCTCTGTCGCGGTCTCGATCGGCCATTTCTGGAAATtgaaaaaatagagagagtCGTTTCAACTGCCAGTCACCGTCGCTGAGCTCCGACAGTTGATACAGAGGAAGATTAACGAAGACAGATACCAAACGTCGTCGTTTACGAATTgaatgaaaagtaaaaaacgTTTCCATATGCCGTCgttttatcattttatgtaCGCCGTCCCCTTTTTTCCCCTGtttaaaccgaaaaccgaatcaTTCGGTCTagctttaaaatatttttgaattgagGAATTTGGGatagagaaaagaaaatattcttattatctttttgaaaaaattaaaaaaaatgaaaagtccACTCATTTCGTTCTTTGTTTCCTATAACAAATATAGTTATATTCATTTCATACTCATTGTCACATTCTTCCATTATGAATCTAATATCTCATTAGTTCTTGAGAATGGTAAAATCAATGTGAATAGGCTGTTGAAGACAAAAACTTACATATTAAGTAACGTAAAATGccaactaataataataaaagacaaacttacACAGTAGTCAAGAAAATTACAGAAAGATAGAAACACAGATTCAGAAATCAAGACcacgtgaagaagaagaaaaaaaagaaaaggataaagAAGTTGATCATGTCATTTCAAAGACATTTGGATTCACAGAAGCAAATGAAAGCAACTCttcattattttcaaatatgGCCATCTTTTCTTCACACAAGGTCACCCAAGCCTC includes the following:
- the LOC119988209 gene encoding AP-5 complex subunit zeta-1; its protein translation is MIKRRHMETFFTFHSIRKRRRLVSVFVNLPLYQLSELSDGDWQLKRLSLFFQFPEMADRDRDREWDFYLRTLSTSTRESDPASDPSLLHSVKKLHELCKAEKNEDLVARVYPQINKLFQRSVASLSQSRAPNGLLLLAILQFYLDFGEVVLHDADPSLRTFFRSCLSREFADPTVAEATLNFLNLNKKKLLTSFLTLLPQFFPLLLKLIAWHGKKLEKSFLKVFPGLVSPGSFLPLFPSLVDLPILVVALEKVERSSGSLIGSGIASIQKSTAPEMLLALMDEAYTGSTIGDGGGDSESEDSSTIDAADPLFLELLKDENDGLAERHWTSPGMAAAIQAVINTPQSDRLKQILDMTPRLLDYYFAIGLRDVNNSLICALIPLLMSRNATMFPDKKFSYEVRKRLLEFMLATFQRSPDFIALLKKPITDRLGEAYDSSAKMELALQLCWAIGEYGGGGGSHKDAARELFESLELLLYENLSSSRLSLRQESTVGSDGENFRKSSQSRLLCFVVTAIAKLATYHRELMPRARVALGKVARSRISDARVWKRARDYLGLMSETAICLSVLGPSRPSDGDVQDPGIVNWDKGGTKMTAHVPFYILGEQEGPPFHDFSFSDILPRR